One genomic segment of Desmodus rotundus isolate HL8 chromosome 5, HLdesRot8A.1, whole genome shotgun sequence includes these proteins:
- the FJX1 gene encoding four-jointed box protein 1 gives MGRRMRGAATTAGLWLLVLGSLLALWGGLLPPRTELLLPGPPEDGIPPSPPGSSGPEPAPRFPQPPLLARDARGGSLKTFRSLLTLAASVDGPPRQSPDERRRHVPAGRPRPEERAVVPGGIFWSPGLEEQVPRGFSEAQAAAWLETVRGARVVALERGGCGRSSNRLALFADGTRACVRYGINPEQIQGEALSYYLARLLGLQRHVPPLALARVEARGAQWAQVQEELRAAHWTEGSVVSLTSWLPNLTDVMVPAPWRSEDGHLRPLRAAGDELANRSQAELVDLVQWTDLILFDYLTANFDRLVSNLFSLQWDPRVMQRATSNLHRGPGGALVFLDNEAGLVHGYRVAGMWDKYNEPLLQSVCVFRERTARRVLELHRGQDAAARLLRLYQRREPRFPELAELADHHAQLLQRRLDFLAKHILHCKAKYGRRPGT, from the coding sequence ATGGGCAGGAGGATGCGGGGCGCCGCCACCACCGCGGGTCTCTGGCTGCTGGTGCTGGGCTCGCTGCTGGCGCTGTGGGGCGGGCTCCTGCCGCCGCGGACTGAGCTGCTCCTCCCCGGGCCGCCCGAAGACGGCATCCCGCCGAGCCCGCCCGGGAGCAGCGGCCCAGAACCCGCGCCTCGCTTTCCTCAGCCCCcgctcctggcgcgggacgcccGCGGCGGCTCCTTGAAAACTTTCCGGTCTCTGCTCACCTTGGCAGCCAGCGTAGACGGTCCACCCCGGCAGTCCCCGGACGAGCGCCGGCGGCACGTGCCAGCCGGGCGGCCCCGGCCAGAGGAGCGCGCCGTGGTGCCCGGCGGCATCTTCTGGAGCCCGGGCCTGGAAGAGCAGGTGCCCCGGGGCTTTTCGGAGGCCCAGGCGGCGGCGTGGCTGGAGACCGTGCGCGGAGCCCGGGTGGTGGCCCTGGAGCGCGGGGGATGCGGACGCAGCTCCAACCGGCTGGCGCTCTTCGCCGACGGCACCCGTGCCTGCGTGCGCTACGGCATCAACCCCGAGCAGATCCAGGGCGAGGCCCTGTCCTACTACCTGGCGCGTCTGCTGGGCCTCCAACGCCACGTGCCGCCGCTGGCACTGGCCCGGGTGGAGGCTCGGGGCGCGCAGTGGGCGCAGGTGCAGGAGGAGCTTCGTGCGGCGCACTGGACGGAGGGGAGCGTGGTAAGCCTGACGAGCTGGCTGCCCAACCTCACGGACGTGATGGTGCCCGCGCCCTGGCGCTCGGAGGACGGCCATCTGCGGCCCCTGCGTGCCGCCGGGGACGAGCTCGCCAACCGCAGCCAGGCGGAGCTGGTGGACCTGGTGCAATGGACCGACCTGATCCTGTTTGATTACCTGACGGCCAACTTCGACCGGCTCGTCAGCAACCTCTTCAGCCTGCAGTGGGACCCGCGCGTCATGCAGCGCGCCACTAGCAACCTGCACCGCGGCCCCGGCGGGGCGCTGGTCTTTCTGGACAACGAGGCGGGCTTGGTGCACGGCTACCGGGTAGCGGGCATGTGGGACAAGTATAATGAGCCACTGCTGCAGTCGGTGTGCGTGTTCCGAGAGCGGACAGCGCGGCGCGTCCTGGAGCTGCACCGCGGCCAGGACGCGGCCGCCCGGCTGCTGCGCCTCTATCAGCGCCGTGAGCCTCGCTTCCCGGAGCTGGCAGAGCTGGCCGACCACCACGCTCAGCTACTGCAGCGCCGCCTCGACTTCCTCGCCAAGCACATTTTGCACTGTAAGGCCAAGTACGGCCGCCGACCTGGGACTTAG